In the Colletotrichum lupini chromosome 1, complete sequence genome, one interval contains:
- a CDS encoding glycosyl hydrolase family 61 — MSSVKSTIALVGAFAASALAHGTVTGFKFDGAYEAGYKLDYYYLKQNGGTPPSISAWSAENLDNGFVDGTGYASADINCHKNGAPGAVASTVAAGGTVDFEWSAWPESHFGPVLTYAAKVDGDDWASVDKTTLKWVKIDESGIDIATQEWAATKLIANNNTWTTTIPSDLAAGNYVLRHEIIAMHGAGSLNGAQNYPQCVNVKITGSGTANPEGTLGTALYKNTDAGIQFNPYATISSYTIPGPALYGSGSGSGSGSGSGSGSNSTTPATPSAPSTTAPSATPAVSGAADDACAKKARRHARSFRLRH; from the coding sequence ATGTCTTCCGTCAAGTCCACCATCGCCCTCGTCGGCGCCTTCGCCGCTAGCGCTCTCGCCCACGGCACCGTCACCGGCTTCAAGTTCGACGGCGCCTACGAGGCCGGCTACAAGCTCGACTACTACTACCTCAAGCAGAACGGCGGCACTCCCCCCTCCATCTCTGCCTGGTCCGCCGAGAACCTCGACAACGGCTTTGTCGACGGCACCGGCTACGCCTCCGCCGACATCAACTGCCACAAGAACGGTGCTCCTGGCGCCGTCGCCTCCACCGTCGCTGCCGGTGGCACCGTCGACTTCGAGTGGTCCGCCTGGCCCGAGTCTCACTTTGGTCCCGTCCTCACCTACGCCGCAAAGGTCGACGGTGACGACTGGGCCTCCGTCGACAAGACCACCCTCAAGTGGGTCAAGATTGACGAGTCTGGCATTGATATCGCCACCCAGGAGTGGGCTGCCACCAAGCTCATTGCCAACAACAACACCTGGACCACCACCATCCCCTCCGACCTCGCCGCCGGCAACTACGTTCTCCGCCACGAGATCATTGCCATGCACGGTGCTGGCTCCCTGAACGGTGCCCAGAACTACCCCCAGTGCGTCAACGTCAAGATCACTGGCTCCGGCACCGCCAACCCCGAGGGAACCCTCGGCACTGCGCTGTACAAGAACACCGACGCCGGTATCCAGTTCAACCCCTACGCCACCATCTCCAGCTACACCATCCCTGGCCCTGCCCTCTACGGCTCCGGCTCTGGCTCTGGTTCTGGCTCTGGATCTGGCTCCGGCTCCAACAGCACCACCCCCGCCACTCCCTCTGCTCCCTCCACCACCGCTCCCTCTGCCACTCCCGCCGTCTCCGGCGCTGCTGACGATGCCTGCGCCAAGAAGGCTCGCCGCCACGCTCGCTCTTTCCGCCTCCGCCACTAA
- a CDS encoding aldo/keto reductase: protein MSPPICTKTFKLNNGLELPAVGLGTWQGSDDSKAMEDSVIHALNSGYRLIDTAQLYGVEDVVGRAIRNSGVPREEITVVTKFWGEWHHDPATALQISLDTMGLDYIDVFLMHWPWATTPAPEKKVLKKWESPTFIETWKSMEKLVGPKCRSIGVSNFMPKVMDELLKEATIVPAVNQVELHAFNPNLNLVPYCKEKGIVVTSWSTMGGSRPSQNEILNHELFTSIAKAHGISAGVVSLSWCVQRGIAVIPKSAKKERIEENIRLVTLTEEEMNKINEAHKTIKKERFSNGIAVQHMEIDGVMTQQGWTYVDMGYEDENGNWLA, encoded by the exons ATGTCACCTCCTATCTGCACAAAGACGTTCAAGCTGAACAACG GCCTCGAACTCCCCGCCGTGGGTCTGGGAACATGGCAAG GGTCAGATGACTCCAAGGCTATGGAAGATTCTGTCATACACGCCCTCAACTCCGGATACCGTCTCATCGACACCGCTCAGCTCTATGGCGTCGAAGACGTTGTGGGCAGGGCCATTCGCAACAGCGGCGTCCCTCGTGAGGAGATCACCGTTGTGACCAAGTTCTGGGGAGAGTGGCATCACGATCCCGCGACGGCCCTGCAGATCTCACTGGACACCATGGGCCTTGACTACATCGACGTGTTCCTCATGCACTGGCCCTGGGCCACAACTCCGGCACCGGAGAAGAAGGTCTTGAAGAAGTGGGAGAGCCCAACGTTCATCGAGACCTGGAAGTCGATGGAGAAGTTGGTCGGCCCCAAGTGCAGGTCAATTGGCGTCAGCAACTTCATGCCTAAGGTCATGGATGAGCTACTCAAGGAGGCCACTATCGTGCCTGCCGTTAACCAGGTTGAGTTGCATGCTTTCAACCCAAACCTGAACCTCGTACCTTACTGCAAGGAGAAGGGCATTGTGGTCACGAGTTGGAG CACAATGGGTGGATCGCGTCCTTCCCAGAATGAAATTCTCAACCACGAGCTCTTCACCAGCATCGCCAAGGCACATGGTATCTCGGCAGGCGTCGTGTCCCTCTCCTGGTGCGTCCAGCGCGGCATCGCCGTCATCCCAAAGAGCGCCAAGAAGGAGCGGATTGAAGAGAACATCCGCCTTGTCACCCTTACCGAGGAGGAGATGAACAAGATCAATGAGGCACATAAGACGATCAAGAAGGAGAGATTCTCCAACGGAATTGCGGTGCAGCACATGGAGATCGATGGAGTGATGACCCAGCAGGGCTGGACCTACGTCGATATGGGCTACGAGGACGAGAATGGCAACTGGCTAGCTTGA
- a CDS encoding RNA dependent RNA polymerase, with product MEVFLTNVPRHLTDRTLEKELRPHMNALGILEWACSTKSKNDKGWVTFLKAEDGKRFLKRHGKVILPDAGAAFKPTSKGGKPPKERARANLFLMNTHVYVAPSNRPPDPFMIKSLTHRLEEKHRQRTQQDAPSTDDAIVFQISHLACGHNTFQPDKTLTFNEQCRLSQRGLAKFGKRMLILKFEQGVKVEIPHSSIVEMIHTSVPSSFTLLLSEPPRFYHTKSDLEQQMERLGLVDDAKRPRGKSLTRSLGLSSSREHLKCAGTCLVYQLGIFGPDFDHKIISLKKKEIIVIAHSKVALNQMPIFYGVDYHTEWAKFYDGLVKAGSAKALPFGILFQLQSLVFNNFLHPRSAHTMLMSLEKLFQSAKLDGKPEPVSQQAFKVLHGTGHDGIDYPCHNTDPSDLDPNEILKYLISTEKRLQSESNIEFRDVLLEPEITDHHAWIFKATVTPTRITLHGPDLEPLNRILRKYPNQTDYFMRVTFADEDGSDLFFSGKVSYDKIFDRYKSILGKGLEIAGRVYGFLGFSHSSLRSHSAWFSAPFFDDWNKLQLYGNIIKSLGDFDKIQIPAKCAARIGQAFSETPSFISISEADINRCYIPDVKSMEGKTERVFSDGVGTISREALELIWPRLSRGSFHSTCLQIRWGGVKGMLSLDTRLQGRAVCIRKESMEKFPSKDWENLEICDVASRPLKLVLNRQLIKIMEDLGVSKQWFLRLQKMELDRLRAVTADAYNTATFLHLQAIGTSFFLSTFVKSLDKYGIDYRQDRFLRAVVESIVLRELRLLKHKARIPVPNGATLFGIMDETKFLKEGQVFVSFDTFRRPGKPATVGSIKDGTFMLVTRSPALHPGDIQRVMVRVPPAGHPLRNLRNCIAFSQFGERDLPSKLSGGDLDGDLYNIIWDQDAMPAMVYEAADYPRVTPEPLGRSVTREDMANWFVDFMKSDVLGMIATRHLILADKHHEGTVSGDCIKLAGLHSTAVDFSKTGIPVAREDIPKAPIFRPDFLAPAPPAQLYDRTQIDFLGKDEAVDDDDDDFVPSYRYYKSDKILGELYRNVDEKQIWDDEIKRSIPKTGPSVWDHWETKLREAKSLRDVYEDHLFSAMTTYSDSHLKQLTEVEVFCGSIFNKTGAQTRRQKDNSMKLKQEFDRLADLMVQQMRRKFRNVGDKAAQPTDIYNNPAPTGTRQIDDDIERLLAPNKDALEMSYACFMVGLLPSTDLERGHRATQLESFKVISAGVLLKELTELANRVKGGRLVNPSNGDAAGGGFVGVSGGPAMSYMYIGYDVDVGQYPNYGYSHYMIVPLTSYEDASDYALHVHGSSTFPLLSLLNSQIAMMPPAKPASSSEILESLNSSHILTEPGKTRSLQVEGQKEDSQTAVEASTAYRKDIRFWVIVFALCITSLLASLETTVVVTSLPTIVERLKFGSSYVWVGNIFFLTSAAVQPLFGQVSNLFGRRYLTLFIVAIYTLGSGICGGASSPTMLIAGRAVQGMGSGGINMIIDIIISDLVPLRDRGNYIAIILAIYGVGMAIGPFVGGIIVQTTSWRWVSTRLHASIFQPKLTEQVFYINLPVGGLSLVLLYLFLHVKWDRTATFNGKLRRIDYIGNSILIASTVSVLIALTWGGEIYSWSSYRVIIPLVLGLVGLVAFCIFEGSGIVPEPVMPLRLLANRTSAIIYATTFLNSAILYWAFFFLPLYFQAVKLSTPARSGVQLLPVTLNPIPGAAISAVVLARWGRYKALHIAGFALMTLGLGIWAVLDRYSSTAAWVLVQVVPAVGSGMLLNTLLPAFQAGLAEADQAAATASWSFIRSFGSIWGVAIPAAIFNTYTSSYAAQKIDDPAARGILQHGNAYASATKAFVESFDEPTRSQIIDLFTEAMRKVFLIAIAFGGLAFLLSFLEREVELRKELETEFGLEEKKNADGNKDAV from the exons ATGGAGGTCTTCCTGACCAACGTGCCTAGGCACCTTACGGATCGAACTCTGGAGAAGGAGCTTAGGCCGCACATGAATGCTCTCGGCATCCTTGAATGGGCATGCTCAACGAAGAGCAAGAACGACAAGGGCTGGGTGACGTTCCTCAAAGCAGAAGACGGAAAACGCTTTCTGAAACGTCATGGAAAGGTCATCCTTCCTGATGCTGGGGCTGCATTCAAGCCCACTTCGAAAGGAGGAAAGCCTCCAAAGGAACGGGCGAGAGCAAACCTGTTTCTAATGAACACCCATGTCTATGTGGCCCCAAGCAACAGACCACCCGACCCTTTCATGATCAAAAGTCTTACCCATCGTCTGGAGGAAAAACACAGACAGCGGACTCAGCAAGATGCTCCCTCTACCGACGACGCCATCGTTTTTCAAATCAGCCACTTGGCTTGCGGCCACAACACTTTTCAGCCAGACAAGACCTTGACCTTCAACGAACAATGTCGCCTTTCTCAAAGAGGCCTAGCAAAGTTTGGCAAGAGAATGCTCATTCTAAAGTTTGAGCAGGGAGTCAAAGTCGAGATCCCTCACTCCTCCATCGTCGAGATGATACACACATCTGTTCCCTCCAGTTTCACCCTTCTCCTCAGCGAACCACCACGCTTCTATCATACAAAGTCCGATTTGGAACAACAGATGGAACGTCTAGGCTTGGTCGATGATGCCAAGAGACCTCGGGGAAAGTCACTCACTCGTAGCCTTGGTCTATCCAGCAGTAGGGAACATTTGAAGTGCGCGGGAACATGTCTCGTCTACCAGCTGGGAATTTTCGGGCCCGACTTCGATCATAAGATCATCAGCCTCAAGAAGAAGGAAATCATCGTTATTGCGCACTCGAAAGTCGCTCTCAACCAGATGCCTATCTTTTACGGAGTTGACTACCACACTGAGTGGGCCAAATTCTACGATGGCCTAGTCAAGGCCGGATCCGCCAAGGCATTACCTTTTGGCATCCTGTTTCAGCTGCAGTCCTTGGTCTTCAACAACTTTTTGCATCCACGCAGTGCTCACACCATGTTGATGTCCCTAGAGAAATTGTTTCAAAGCGCCAAGTTAGATGGCAAGCCGGAGCCCGTTTCCCAGCAGGCGTTCAAGGTTTTGCATGGCACTGGCCACGATGGAATCGACTACCCGTGTCATAACACTGACCCAAGTGACCTGGATCCCAACGAGATTCTGAAATACCTCATCTCCACTGAGAAACGTCTGCAATCCGAAAGCAACATCGAGTTCAGAGATGTCCTGCTGGAGCCTGAGATAACCGATCATCATGCCTGGATTTTCAAGGCCACAGTGACCCCGACGAGAATCACCTTGCATGGACCTGATCTGGAGCCTCTCAATCGCATACTTCGCAAATATCCAAACCAGACGGACTATTTCATGAGAGTCACCTTCGCCGACGAAGATGGTAGTGATCTATTCTTCAGTGGCAAGGTTTCCTACGATAAAATCTTCGACCGCTACAAGAGCATCCTGGGCAAGGGCCTGGAGATTGCTGGTCGAGTCTATGGCTTTCTTGGGTTCTCCCACTCGTCACTGCGATCCCATTCAGCATGGTTTTCAGCCCCATTCTTTGACGATTGGAACAAACTGCAACTGTACGGAAACATCATCAAATCGTTAGGTGATTTCGACAAGATACAAATCCCGGCCAAGTGCGCCGCTCGCATCGGACAGGCCTTTTCGGAAACCCCCTCATTCATTTCCATCAGCGAGGCCGACATCAACCGCTGCTATATCCCGGATGTCAAATCGATGGAGGGGAAAACTGAACGCGTTTTCAGCGATGGTGTCGGCACAATCTCCCGCGAAGCTCTCGAGCTGATTTGGCCCCGCCTGTCACGAGGCTCGTTCCATTCTACTTGTTTGCAGATCAGGTGGGGAGGTGTCAAAGGAATGCTATCTCTGGATACAAGGCTTCAGGGTCGAGCGGTGTGCATTCGAAAAGAGTCCATGGAGAAATTCCCCAGTAAGGATTGGGAGAATCTCGAAATTTGTGACGTGGCATCACGGCCTCTCAAATTGGTGCTGAATCGGCAATTGATTAAGATCATGGAAGACTTGGGCGTATCCAAGCAATGGTTTCTCCGACTGCAGAAGATGGAGCTTGATCGACTTCGGGCAGTAACAGCCGATGCGTACAACACGGCAACATTCTTGCATCTCCAGGCCATCGGCACAAGTTTCTTCTTGTCGACCTTTGTCAAGAGCCTTGACAAATACGGCATAGACTACCGTCAAGACAGGTTCTTGAGAGCAGTGGTCGAGTCGATTGTTCTACGGGAATTGCGATTGTTGAAGCACAAAGCCAGAATACCCGTTCCTAATGGCGCCACCCTTTTTGGAATAATGGATGAGACGAAGTTTCTCAAGGAGGGCCAGGTCTTTGTCTCTTTTGACACTTTCCGAAGACCTGGAAAGCCAGCCACTGTCGGATCTATCAAGGATGGTACCTTCATGCTCGTGACGCGCTCGCCAGCTCTTCACCCCGGCGATATTCAGCGAGTTATGGTTAGAGTACCACCGGCAGGTCACCCCTTACGGAACCTTCGCAACTGCATCGCGTTTAGTCAGTTTGGAGAGCGCGACTTGCCTAGCAAGCTCAGCGGTGGTGATCTTGATGGCGACTTGTATAACATCATCTGGGACCAAGATGCAATGCCCGCAATGGTATATGAAGCTGCCGACTACCCCAGAGTAACACCGGAGCCACTTGGTCGATCAGTGACGAGAGAAGACATGGCCAATTGGTTTGTTGACTTCATGAAGTCTGACGTACTCGGCATGATTGCCACTAGGCATCTAATTCTCGCCGATAAACATCATGAAGGAACTGTGAGCGGCGACTGCATCAAACTAGCCGGTCTACACTCGACTGCTGTGGACTTTTCGAAGACAGGCATCCCAGTCGCGCGGGAAGATATCCCAAAGGCGCCCATCTTTCGCCCGGACTT CCTCGCGCCCGCACCCCCTGCTCAGCTGTACGATCGAACGCAGATCGACTTCCTTGGCAAGGACGAGGCagtcgacgacgatgacgacgatttcgtacCATCTTACCGATACTACAAATCAGACAAAATCCTCGGCGAGCTTTATCGCAATGTCGACGAAAAGCAGATCTGGGATGATGAAATCAAGAGATCCATCCCCAAGACCGGACCCTCGGTTTGGGACCA CTGGGAAACGAAACTGAGGGAGGCGAAAAGCTTGCGCGACGT ATACGAAGACCATCTCTTCAGTGCCATGACAACGTACTCTGACAGTCACTTGAAGCAGCTGACAGAAGTCGAGGTGTTCTGCGGCTCAATCTTCAACAAGACTGGCGCGCAGACTCGTCGTCAAAAGGACAACTCAATGAAGCTCAAGCAAGAGTTCGATCGACTAGCCGACCTCATGGTGCAACAAATGCGGCGCAAGTTCCGCAATGTGGGAGACAAAGCTGCCCAACCTACCGATATCTACAATAATCCTGCACCGACTGGCACCCGCCAGATTGACGATGACATCGAACGGCTCTTGGCACCGAACAAGGATGCGTTGGAGATGTCATATGCGTGCTTCATGGTCGGTTTGCTGCCGAGTACCGACCTTGAGCGCGGACACCGAGCAACACAGCTGGAAAGCTTCAAGGTTATTTCGGCGGGTGTCTTGCTCAAAGAGCTCACCGAGCTTGCTAATCGCGTGAAGGGTGGCCGATTGGTCAACCCCAGCAACGGCGACGCTGCGGGCGGTGGGTTTGTAGGTGTCAGTGGTGGGCCAGCAATGTCCTATATGTACATCGGCTATGACGTGGATGTCGGGCAGTATCCCAATTATGGATACAGCCATTACAT GATTGTTCCCTTGACCAGTTACGAAGACGCCAGT GACTATGCTCTTCATGTTCATGGGTCATCTACATTCCCATTGCTCTCTTTACTCAATTCCCAAATCGCGATGATGCCCCCCGCAAAGCCGGCTTCCAGCAGCGAAATTTTGGAGAGCCTGAACTCTTCGCATATTCTCACTGAGCCCGGCAAGACACGTTCTCTTCAAGTTGAAGGCCAGAAAGAAGACAGCCAGACTGCGGTCGAGGCATCGACGGCGTACAGGAAGGACATACGCTTCTGGGTCATCGTGTTCGCGCTATGCATCACTTCTCTACTCGCTTCCCTAGAGACCACAGTGGTTGTGACCTCATTGCCGACTATTGTTGAGCGTTTGAAGTTTGGGAGCAGCTATGTCTGGGTTGGCAACATCTTCTTTCTCACCAG TGCGGCTGTCCAGCCTCTCTTTGGGCAGGTTTCCAATCTTTTCGGCCGCAGATATCTCACGCTATTCATCGTAGCAATCTACACTCTTGGCAGCGGAATCTGCGGTGGCGCTAGTAGCCCGACGATGCTCATCGCTGGGCGAGCTGTGCAAGGCATGGGAAGCGGTGGCATAAACATGATCATCGACATCATCATCTCCGACCTCGTCCCACTTAGGGatagaggtaattatatcGCCATCATCCTAGCAATATACGGGGTCGGCATGGCAATCGGACCGTTCGTGGGAGGCATCATCGTGCAAACTACTTCATGGAGATGGGTGAGCACTCGCCTTCATGCCAGTATTTTCCAACCCAAACTGACAGAACAGGTGTTCTACATCAATCTCCCAGTTGGCGGCCTCTCACTCGTTCTCCTCTATCTTTTCCTTCACGTGAAATGGGATCGGACCGCCACCTTCAACGGCAAACTTCGCCGAATCGACTACATTGGCAACTCGATACTCATCGCATCTACAGTCTCCGTTCTCATAGCCCTCACCTGGGGCGGCGAAATCTACTCTTGGTCCTCTTACCGCGTCATCATCCCCCTCGTTCTCGGCCTTGTAGGCCTCGTTGCCTTCTGCATCTTTGAGGGATCAGGCATCGTCCCGGAACCAGTGATGCCTCTACGCCTCCTCGCGAACCGGACCTCCGCCATTATCTACGCGACCACCTTCCTCAATTCCGCAATTCTGTACTGGGCATTCTTCTTCCTCCCGCTATACTTCCAGGCCGTCAAGCTTTCAACTCCAGCTCGTTCAGGTGTTCAACTACTCCCCGTGACCTTGAACCCCATTCCGGGCGCCGCCATCTCCGCCGTCGTCCTCGCACGATGGGGCCGCTACAAAGCTCTCCACATCGCAGGCTTTGCCCTCATGACACTCGGTCTCGGCATATGGGCCGTCTTGGACAGGTACAGCAGCACAGCAGCCTGGGTCCTCGTACAAGTCGTCCCCGCCGTTGGTTCAGGCATGCTCCTCAACACTCTGCTGCCAGCCTTCCAGGCAGGTCTCGCAGAAGCAGATCAAGCTGCCGCGACGGCAAGCTGGTCATTCATCCGCAGTTTTGGTAGTATCTGGGGCGTCGCTATCCCCGCGGCCATCTTCAACACGTATACATCGTCATATGCCGCGCAGAAGATAGATGACCCTGCGGCTCGGGGTATTTTACAGCATGGCAATGCGTATGCCAGCGCCACTAAAGCCTTTGTCGAGTCCTTCGATGAGCCGACGAGAAGTCAGATCATTGATTTATTCACCGAGGCTATGAGAAAGGTCTTTCTCATCGCGATTGCGTTCGGTGGCCTGGCTTTCTTATTGAGCTTCTTGGAGAGGGAGGTAGAGCTGAGAAAAGAGCTGGAAACTGAGTTTGGTCTCGAGGAAAAGAAGAACGCGGACGGAAATAAGGATGCTGTCTAA